A window from Setaria italica strain Yugu1 chromosome VIII, Setaria_italica_v2.0, whole genome shotgun sequence encodes these proteins:
- the LOC101768768 gene encoding cysteine-rich receptor-like protein kinase 10 yields the protein MIVILLLTLGFTPIAAEPWQICGDAAMNYTTNSTYHGNLELLSTKLTHNATTSPYHYATASAGAAPDTVYGLALCRGDVNATACGACVATASLGAQQLCPYRADATVFYPTCRLRFSGKNFLHPDDYSQIVDGVVNTMNTTDTTNTAPALPDWDSGNAESVAGITEIVRELLQETARQAAYSSGARMFATGRMDVGGGFPALYSMAQCVPALTHRDCSSCLQVISFMATDNFAGRRGGRLLALWCNLRYDTDHFYDGDPTVTVVSPVKEVVPPAVLAVTRRKHKTSGGMIKVVLPLLASIIGLIISFIFIKRRRIKGNGSQDKHTKMNVKEDEAIVWGLEGRSSEFMIYDFPQVLEATANFSAENKLGQGGFGPVYKGRFPDGLEIAVKRLASHSGQGFTEFKNEVQLIAKLQHTNLVRLLGCCSQEEEKILIYEYLPNKSLDLFIFDETRRPLLYWNRRLAIIEGIAQGLLYLHKHSRLRVIHRDLKASNILLDHEMNPKISDFGLAKIYSTNDTEVNTERIVGTYGYMAPEYASEGLFSIKSDVFSFGVLTLEIVSGKRSSSLHRCGDFINLLGHAWQLWKDERWLQIVDVSLDIECHTLEIMRCINAALLCVQENAADRPTMSDVVAMLRSEGMTLTEPKHPAYFHIRVTEEEDISIVTEPSSVNDMTMSALRGR from the exons ATgatcgtcatcctcctcctcactcTCGGCTTCACGCCAATCGCCGCCGAGCCCTGGCAAATCTGCGGCGACGCGGCCATGAACTACACGACCAACAGCACCTACCATGGCAACCTCGAGCTCCTATCCACCAAGCTCACCCACAACGCCACCACAAGTCCGTACCACTACGccacggcctccgccggcgccgccccggacACCGTTTACGGCCTCGCGCTCTGCCGCGGCGACGTGAACGCCACCGCCTGCGGCGCCTGCGTCGCCACCGCATCCCTGGGCGCGCAGCAGCTGTGCCCCTACCGCGCCGACGCCACCGTCTTCTACCCGACCTGCCGCCTCCGCTTCTCCGGCAAGAACTTCCTCCACCCCGACGACTACTCCCAGATCGTCGACGGCGTCGTCAACACCATGAACACCACGGACACCACCAACACGGCGCCCGCGCTACCCGATTGGGATTCTGGCAACGCCGAGAGCGTCGCCGGCATCACCGAGATCGTTAGGGAGCTGCTGCAGGAGACGGCGAGGCAGGCGGCGTACAGCTCCGGGGCGAGGATGTTCGCCACCGGCCGCATGGATGTCGGCGGAGGCTTTCCGGCGCTCTACTCCATGGCGCAGTGCGTGCCGGCGCTGACGCACAGGGACTGCTCGTCCTGCCTTCAGGTCATCAGCTTCATGGCCACCGACAACTTTGCAGGTAGGCGAGGAGGACGGCTTCTTGCTCTCTGGTGTAACTTGAGGTACGACACGGATCATTTCTATGACGGCGATCCCACGGTGACAGTCGTATCACCAGTGAAGGAGGTTGTGCCGCCGGCGGTGCTTGCCGTGACCAGACGGAAACACAAGA CGTCAGGGGGCATGATCAAAGTTGTTCTTCCTCTACTTGCATCGATTATTGGCTTGATCATTTCCTTCATATTCATAAAACGAAGGCGCATAAAAG GTAATGGGTCTCAGGATAAGCATACTAAGATGAATGTGAAGGAAGATGAAGCCATAGTTTGGGGGCTTGAAGGAAGGAGTTCAGAATTCATGATTTATGACTTTCCTCAAGTATTGGAGGCTACAGCTAACTTTTCAGCAGAAAATAAACTTGGGCAAGGTGGCTTTGGTCCTGTATACAAG GGTCGGTTTCCTGATGGGTTGGAGATAGCCGTCAAGAGGCTTGCTTCACATTCAGGTCAAGGTTTCACAGAGTTTAAAAATGAAGTACAACTTATAGCCAAGCTGCAGCACACTAATCTAGTTAGGCTCTTGGGATGCTGTTCTCAGGAAGAGGAGAAGATATTAATCTACGAATATTTGCCAAATAAAAGCCTCGACTTATTTATTTTTG ATGAAACAAGAAGACCTTTATTGTATTGGAATAGACGCCTAGCAATAATAGAAGGGATAGCACAAGGACTTTTGTATTTGCATAAGCACTCTCGGTTACGTGTCATCCATAGAGATCTTAAAGCAAGTAATATTCTCCTGGATCATGAAATGAATCctaaaatttcagattttgggCTCGCAAAAATATATAGCACAAATGATACAGAAGTAAACACGGAAAGAATTGTCGGGACATA TGGATATATGGCTCCTGAGTACGCATCAGAAGGCCTCTTTTCAATCAAATCTGATGTGTTCAGCTTCGGTGTGCTAACTCTTGAAATAGTTAGTGGAAAAAGATCATCAAGTCTTCATCGATGTGGAGACTTCATCAACCTTCTTGGGCAT GCATGGCAGTTGTGGAAAGATGAAAGATGGCTTCAAATCGTGGATGTGTCATTAGATATTGAGTGTCATACATTAGAGATAATGCGATGCATCAATGCTGCATTGCTGTGTGTGCAAGAGAATGCAGCTGATCGACCCACCATGTCAGATGTGGTTGCGATGCTTAGAAGTGAGGGTATGACCCTGACCGAGCCTAAGCACCCCGCATATTTCCACATAAGggtgacagaggaggaggatatcTCAATAGTCACTGAGCCATCTAGTGTTAATGATATGACAATGTCTGCTTTACGTGGCAGATAG